In Rhizobium sp. ZPR4, a genomic segment contains:
- a CDS encoding Fur family transcriptional regulator — MTTPMLTKNQSLVFDVLTKAEAPLSAYTILDKLRDQGFRAPLQVYRALDKLLEYGVVHRLESINSFVACAHPHEDCHSHGLVAFAICESCGQVIEFHDHEVDHRLMDWLKSQKFKAEKSTIEIRGHCANCAA, encoded by the coding sequence ATGACCACTCCGATGCTCACCAAGAACCAGTCCCTTGTTTTCGATGTTCTGACCAAGGCGGAAGCGCCGCTCAGCGCCTATACCATTCTCGACAAGCTGCGCGATCAGGGTTTTCGCGCGCCGCTGCAGGTCTATCGCGCGCTGGACAAGTTGCTGGAATATGGCGTGGTGCACCGGCTTGAGAGCATCAACTCCTTCGTTGCCTGTGCGCATCCGCATGAGGATTGCCACAGCCATGGCCTCGTTGCCTTCGCCATCTGCGAAAGCTGCGGCCAGGTGATCGAATTCCACGATCACGAGGTCGATCACCGGCTGATGGACTGGCTGAAATCGCAAAAGTTCAAGGCGGAGAAGTCGACCATCGAAATTCGCGGCCATTGCGCCAATTGCGCGGCCTGA
- the znuB gene encoding zinc ABC transporter permease subunit ZnuB, with the protein MFDDFFLRAVVAGVGLALTTGPLGCFIIWRRMAYFGDTISHSALLGVALSLLFQLNLTLSVFAVAALVSILLLFLQRRQALSADALLGILSHATLAIGLVIVAFMSWVRIDLIAFLFGDILAVSQSDIAVIWGGGIFVLAAIAWLWRPLLASTVNPELAEAEGLRPERARLLFMLLMAVVIAIAMKIVGILLITALLIIPAATARRFAATPETMAIFASLLGAIAVVGGLFGSLRYDTPSGPSIVVAALVLFIISLLPLVRRAGTPAAQQRGQSS; encoded by the coding sequence ATGTTTGACGATTTCTTCCTGCGCGCCGTCGTGGCCGGCGTTGGACTAGCGCTGACGACTGGGCCGCTCGGCTGCTTCATCATCTGGCGTCGCATGGCCTATTTCGGCGATACGATCTCGCATTCGGCATTGCTCGGCGTGGCGCTGTCGCTGCTTTTTCAACTGAATCTCACGCTGTCCGTCTTCGCGGTCGCAGCGCTCGTCTCGATCCTGCTGCTCTTCCTGCAGCGGCGGCAGGCGCTTTCGGCGGATGCGCTGCTCGGTATTCTCTCGCATGCGACGCTCGCGATCGGCCTGGTTATCGTCGCTTTCATGAGCTGGGTGCGGATCGATCTCATCGCCTTCCTCTTCGGCGACATCCTGGCCGTCAGCCAGTCCGATATCGCGGTGATCTGGGGCGGCGGCATCTTCGTGCTGGCGGCGATCGCCTGGCTTTGGCGGCCGCTGCTGGCCTCGACGGTCAATCCCGAGCTTGCCGAGGCTGAAGGGTTGCGGCCGGAGCGAGCGCGGCTGCTCTTCATGCTGCTGATGGCCGTGGTAATCGCGATCGCCATGAAGATCGTCGGCATTTTGCTTATCACCGCGCTGCTGATCATTCCCGCCGCCACGGCGCGCCGCTTTGCCGCCACTCCGGAGACGATGGCGATCTTCGCTTCGCTGCTCGGCGCCATCGCCGTTGTCGGCGGCCTTTTCGGATCGCTGCGCTACGACACGCCGTCCGGGCCTTCAATCGTCGTCGCGGCGCTCGTCTTGTTTATCATCAGTCTGCTGCCCCTCGTTCGCAGGGCCGGCACGCCAGCGGCGCAACAGAGAGGACAGTCATCATGA
- a CDS encoding metal ABC transporter ATP-binding protein produces MLSSIDSKSRPLVSLHDVGVRRGGRWLVRGVDFSVSRGEIVTLIGPNGSGKSTSAKAAIGVLKPDEGRVDRIAGLKVGYVPQKLAIDWTLPLSVQRLMTLTGPLSERELIGALESVGIAHLAKAEVQHLSGGEFQRALLARAIARKPDLLVLDEPVQGVDFNGEIALYDLIKSIRNTSGCGILLISHDLHVVMAATDTVVCLNGHVCCRGTPQTVSQSPEYVKLFGTRAAQSLAIYSHHHDHTHLPDGRVQHADGSITDHCHADDGHHHHEHSDHHHDHDDHHHGHGHAEGERHV; encoded by the coding sequence ATGCTTTCTTCCATCGACAGCAAGAGCCGGCCGCTGGTGTCGCTCCATGATGTCGGCGTCCGTCGCGGAGGCCGCTGGCTGGTGCGCGGCGTCGATTTTTCCGTCAGTCGCGGCGAGATCGTCACCCTGATCGGCCCGAACGGCTCCGGCAAATCCACCAGCGCCAAAGCAGCGATCGGTGTGCTGAAGCCGGATGAAGGGCGTGTCGATCGCATTGCCGGCCTCAAGGTCGGCTATGTCCCGCAGAAGCTTGCCATCGATTGGACCTTGCCGCTTAGCGTGCAGCGCTTGATGACGCTGACGGGACCTTTGTCGGAACGCGAGCTGATCGGCGCTTTGGAGTCGGTCGGCATTGCCCATCTTGCGAAAGCAGAGGTGCAGCATCTTTCCGGCGGCGAGTTCCAGCGGGCGCTCTTGGCGCGCGCCATCGCCCGCAAGCCCGATCTGCTTGTTCTTGACGAGCCTGTACAGGGAGTCGATTTCAACGGCGAGATCGCGCTTTACGATCTCATCAAGTCGATCCGGAATACATCGGGTTGCGGCATCCTGTTGATTTCGCATGATTTGCATGTCGTCATGGCGGCGACCGATACAGTGGTTTGCCTGAACGGTCATGTCTGCTGCCGCGGCACGCCGCAGACCGTCAGCCAGAGCCCCGAATATGTGAAGCTGTTCGGCACGCGAGCAGCGCAGTCGCTTGCGATCTACAGCCATCATCACGATCACACGCATCTGCCTGATGGACGCGTGCAGCACGCGGACGGCTCGATCACGGATCACTGCCATGCCGATGACGGCCACCACCATCATGAGCATAGCGATCATCACCACGATCACGATGATCATCATCACGGCCATGGCCATGCCGAGGGAGAGCGTCATGTTTGA
- the znuA gene encoding zinc ABC transporter substrate-binding protein ZnuA, whose protein sequence is MNAAKAFLPVAASLLLSGLLVSTAATAADAPRVVVSIKPIHSLVAAIMQGVGTPDLIVDGAASPHTYAFKPSNARSLQQAQVVFWVGPGMEAFLQKPLASLGANATVVELDDAPGITKLKFREGGAFEPHDDGDEHDTGDDHAHGHDHGEFDTHLWLDPHNAKAMVAEITTSLVAADPANALTYEANQKALNDKLDALDTEIATTVAPVKDKPFIVFHDAYQYFEHRYGVRVSGSITVSPETIPGAQRVAEIHSKVADLGATCVFAEPQFEPKLVNVVLEGTSAKSGVLDPEAATLPQGPDLYFDLMRGIASSLKTCLSAQG, encoded by the coding sequence ATGAACGCAGCAAAAGCCTTTCTTCCCGTCGCCGCCTCCCTTCTCCTCTCAGGTCTGCTTGTGAGCACGGCTGCCACCGCGGCCGACGCCCCGCGCGTGGTCGTCTCCATCAAACCCATCCATTCGCTGGTCGCCGCGATCATGCAAGGGGTCGGGACGCCGGATCTGATCGTCGATGGCGCCGCCTCGCCGCACACTTACGCGTTCAAGCCGTCGAATGCCCGCAGCCTCCAGCAGGCACAAGTGGTCTTCTGGGTCGGACCGGGCATGGAAGCCTTCCTGCAGAAGCCGCTCGCCTCTCTCGGCGCCAACGCCACCGTCGTCGAGCTCGATGACGCACCGGGCATCACCAAACTCAAGTTCCGCGAAGGCGGCGCTTTCGAACCGCATGACGACGGCGACGAGCATGATACCGGTGACGATCACGCCCATGGCCATGATCACGGCGAGTTCGACACCCATCTCTGGCTGGATCCCCATAACGCCAAGGCGATGGTTGCGGAAATCACGACCTCGCTGGTTGCCGCCGATCCCGCCAATGCGCTCACCTATGAAGCAAACCAGAAAGCGCTGAACGACAAGCTTGACGCCCTGGATACGGAAATCGCCACCACGGTTGCTCCGGTGAAGGACAAGCCCTTCATCGTCTTTCATGATGCCTACCAGTATTTCGAGCATCGCTACGGCGTGCGCGTCTCAGGCTCGATCACCGTCAGCCCTGAAACCATTCCGGGCGCACAGCGCGTCGCGGAAATCCATAGCAAGGTCGCAGATCTCGGTGCGACCTGCGTCTTTGCCGAGCCGCAATTCGAGCCGAAGCTGGTCAATGTGGTGCTGGAGGGCACATCGGCAAAGTCGGGCGTCCTCGACCCGGAGGCCGCAACGCTGCCGCAGGGACCGGATCTATATTTCGACCTGATGCGCGGTATCGCAAGTTCCCTGAAAACCTGCCTTTCAGCGCAAGGCTGA
- a CDS encoding GTP-binding protein, whose protein sequence is MNKKLPVTVLSGFLGAGKTTLLNHILNNREGLRVAVIVNDMSEVNIDAALVRDGGANLSRTEEQLVEMTNGCICCTLRDDLLKEVRQLAEQDRFDYLLIESTGIAEPLPVATTFEFRDEGGNSLSDVSRLDTMVTVVDAANLLADYGSTDFLADRGETAGDGDNRTIVDLLVEQIEFADVVILNKVGSATAEQRDAARKIIVGLNPDARLIEADFGAVEPAEVLGTGRFDIDRAETHPLWYKELHGFKDHVPETEEYGIRSFVYRAKKPFDPLRFQGFLNRSWPGVVRAKGFFWLATRPYYVGEMSQAGALVRTSKMGLWWAAVPQDQWPRDPGFKRALAPYLDPIWGDRRQELVFIGADPMSEQQITAELDACLVEADRFTPERWRDLPDPFASWNRPAA, encoded by the coding sequence ATGAACAAGAAGCTCCCAGTCACCGTCCTCTCCGGTTTTCTCGGCGCGGGCAAGACGACACTACTCAACCATATCCTCAACAATCGAGAAGGTTTGCGCGTTGCCGTGATCGTCAACGATATGAGCGAAGTGAACATCGATGCGGCGCTGGTGCGCGACGGAGGCGCCAATCTCTCCCGCACGGAGGAGCAGCTTGTAGAGATGACCAATGGCTGCATCTGTTGCACGCTGCGCGACGACCTGCTGAAGGAAGTCCGGCAACTCGCAGAGCAGGATCGTTTCGACTACCTGCTGATCGAATCGACCGGCATCGCCGAGCCCTTGCCCGTCGCCACCACTTTCGAGTTCCGCGATGAGGGCGGCAACAGCCTTTCGGATGTCTCCCGGCTCGATACGATGGTGACCGTGGTGGACGCAGCCAACCTTCTTGCCGACTATGGGTCGACGGATTTTCTTGCCGATCGCGGAGAAACTGCCGGCGATGGCGACAACAGGACCATAGTCGACCTGCTGGTTGAGCAGATCGAATTTGCCGATGTCGTCATTCTGAACAAGGTCGGCTCGGCAACGGCTGAGCAACGCGACGCAGCTCGCAAGATCATTGTCGGCCTCAATCCCGATGCGCGGCTCATCGAAGCCGACTTCGGCGCAGTGGAGCCAGCCGAGGTTCTCGGCACCGGTCGTTTCGACATCGATCGCGCCGAAACCCATCCGCTCTGGTACAAGGAATTGCACGGCTTCAAGGATCACGTTCCCGAAACCGAGGAATATGGCATCCGCTCCTTCGTCTATCGCGCGAAGAAACCCTTCGATCCACTTAGGTTCCAGGGCTTTCTCAATCGCTCATGGCCGGGCGTCGTCCGCGCCAAGGGCTTCTTCTGGCTCGCCACTCGACCCTATTACGTCGGAGAGATGAGCCAGGCCGGCGCGCTTGTCCGCACGAGCAAGATGGGCCTCTGGTGGGCAGCCGTTCCCCAGGACCAATGGCCGCGCGATCCGGGCTTCAAGCGCGCTCTGGCGCCCTATCTTGACCCGATCTGGGGTGACCGCCGCCAGGAGCTGGTGTTCATCGGCGCCGATCCGATGAGCGAGCAGCAGATCACGGCAGAATTGGATGCCTGCCTGGTCGAGGCTGACCGCTTCACGCCGGAACGTTGGCGAGATCTGCCCGATCCATTCGCCAGCTGGAACAGACCGGCAGCATGA
- a CDS encoding PAS domain-containing protein produces the protein MLALFHAFSTKCNQIQRAIKLGDDELVASLDRELEPLIAAILAYKATSLLEIYMQLQFMNNLIREESDDRSRVMRNSASLSVLIDRYFGGANEAAGEVLRAFSSEKVDRDDAFGFEEGSVLNDVILDSLPDRVAVVTRDYRYLYSNAANAEFLKSKPMELVGRHISEFVGAEDFESSLKAKLDACLTGEKVECLYPSYRQIEPGKVFHCTMTPLRAKTEVIGALLVMHEIIAVPAGMLVA, from the coding sequence TTGCTGGCACTCTTTCATGCCTTCTCCACGAAATGTAATCAGATTCAGCGTGCGATAAAACTTGGCGATGATGAGCTTGTAGCTTCACTTGATCGCGAATTGGAGCCACTTATCGCGGCTATTCTGGCTTATAAGGCAACGAGTCTGCTTGAAATTTACATGCAGCTCCAGTTCATGAACAATCTCATCCGGGAAGAATCGGATGATCGCTCGCGAGTGATGCGCAATTCTGCATCGCTTTCGGTGCTGATCGATCGTTATTTCGGCGGCGCTAACGAAGCGGCGGGCGAAGTTCTTAGGGCCTTTTCAAGCGAGAAGGTCGATCGCGACGATGCGTTCGGCTTCGAAGAAGGGAGCGTCCTGAATGATGTCATCCTCGACAGCCTCCCCGATCGTGTTGCCGTCGTCACGCGGGATTATCGCTACCTCTACAGCAATGCCGCCAACGCGGAGTTTCTGAAGTCGAAGCCGATGGAACTCGTGGGACGTCACATCTCGGAATTCGTCGGTGCGGAAGATTTCGAAAGCAGCCTGAAGGCGAAGCTCGATGCCTGCTTAACCGGGGAGAAGGTGGAGTGCCTTTATCCCTCCTATCGCCAGATCGAACCCGGCAAGGTATTTCACTGCACCATGACGCCGTTGCGCGCCAAAACGGAAGTGATCGGCGCCTTGCTCGTGATGCACGAGATCATCGCCGTTCCCGCAGGCATGCTGGTGGCCTGA
- a CDS encoding lipid A biosynthesis lauroyl acyltransferase, whose protein sequence is MKLFITRIVLALRNFQQWLVAQFIFGFLNFLKLFPADAGINFADRLTRKIGPRMRRHQLMLTNLRNAFPEKSEAEIEEIARASWGNMGRLAAEYVFLDRLFDFDPHSDKPGRIEVSGIPLFLDLRDNPRPFIVFTGHTGNFELLPVAGAAFGLKVTVLFRPPNNPYVAQKVFDFRAKRMGNLVPSHAGSSFSLARELEAGRGVGVLVDQKFRKGLKTLFFGRDVKTNPLLPKLVRQFNCEVYPARCIRLPNNRYRLEIEPKLEMPRNEAGGLDLTATAQMLNDKVESWVRENPEQWLWYHDRWNIKKSVF, encoded by the coding sequence GTGAAGCTCTTCATCACCCGGATCGTCCTTGCGCTCAGAAATTTCCAGCAGTGGCTGGTGGCGCAGTTCATTTTCGGATTTCTGAATTTCCTGAAGCTGTTTCCGGCTGATGCGGGCATCAATTTCGCCGATCGGCTGACCCGAAAGATCGGTCCGCGCATGCGCCGGCATCAATTGATGCTGACCAATCTGCGCAATGCCTTTCCGGAAAAGAGCGAGGCGGAGATCGAGGAAATTGCGCGCGCAAGCTGGGGCAATATGGGCCGGCTGGCGGCGGAATACGTCTTTCTCGACCGGCTTTTCGACTTCGATCCCCATAGCGACAAGCCGGGCCGCATCGAAGTTTCGGGCATCCCTCTCTTCCTTGACCTCAGGGACAATCCACGGCCCTTCATCGTCTTTACCGGGCATACCGGTAATTTCGAGCTGCTGCCGGTTGCCGGCGCCGCCTTCGGTCTGAAGGTGACGGTGCTCTTTCGCCCGCCGAACAATCCCTATGTCGCTCAGAAGGTTTTCGACTTTCGCGCCAAGCGCATGGGCAATCTCGTGCCCTCCCATGCCGGCTCGTCGTTCAGCCTGGCGCGCGAGCTGGAGGCAGGTCGCGGCGTCGGCGTGCTGGTCGACCAGAAATTCCGTAAGGGTTTGAAGACCTTGTTCTTCGGCAGGGACGTGAAAACCAATCCGCTGCTGCCGAAGCTCGTGCGTCAGTTCAATTGCGAGGTTTATCCGGCCCGCTGCATCCGCCTACCGAACAATCGCTACCGGCTGGAGATCGAGCCGAAGCTCGAAATGCCGCGCAACGAAGCCGGCGGTCTCGATCTGACCGCAACGGCACAGATGCTGAACGACAAGGTCGAGAGCTGGGTGCGGGAAAACCCCGAACAGTGGCTCTGGTATCATGACCGCTGGAATATCAAGAAGAGCGTTTTCTAG
- a CDS encoding zinc-binding dehydrogenase: MRALQLIDDRKLEITDLPEPEAPGAGEVTLRVKAVALNHIDVWGWRGMAFAKRKMPLVIGAEAAGVVEAIGPGVANVLPGQLVSIYGARTCGLCRHCREGRDNLCEHVGGVHGFHLDGFAQEKVNLPARLLVPAPPGVDAIGAALAPVTFGTVEHMLFDNAKLEPGETILVHAGGSGIGTAAIQLAKKIGCTVITTVGSDDKIEKAKALGADHVINYRTDRFEGVVRKLTKKKGVDVVFEHVGKDTWAGSMLCMKRGGRLVTCGSTSGVSTEMNLMMLFQQQLKLLGSFGCRMENMANAMQKMARGLVHPVIDTEVGFNDIDRALERMESRQIFGKIILKMD; encoded by the coding sequence ATGCGTGCTTTGCAACTGATCGACGACCGCAAACTTGAGATCACCGATCTGCCGGAGCCGGAGGCGCCGGGTGCCGGTGAGGTGACTTTGCGCGTCAAGGCCGTCGCTCTCAATCACATTGACGTCTGGGGCTGGCGCGGCATGGCGTTCGCCAAGCGCAAGATGCCGCTGGTCATCGGCGCGGAAGCTGCCGGCGTGGTCGAGGCGATCGGCCCGGGCGTCGCCAATGTCCTGCCGGGTCAGCTGGTGTCGATCTACGGCGCACGCACTTGCGGTCTCTGCCGCCATTGCCGCGAGGGACGCGACAATCTATGCGAACATGTCGGCGGCGTGCACGGCTTCCATCTTGATGGCTTCGCGCAGGAGAAGGTCAATTTGCCGGCCCGCCTGCTGGTTCCGGCCCCTCCCGGCGTCGACGCGATCGGTGCTGCTCTTGCGCCCGTTACCTTCGGCACGGTCGAGCACATGCTGTTCGACAATGCCAAGCTCGAACCCGGCGAGACGATCCTCGTTCATGCCGGCGGTTCAGGCATTGGCACGGCTGCCATCCAGCTTGCTAAGAAGATCGGCTGCACCGTCATTACCACGGTCGGCTCTGACGACAAGATCGAGAAGGCCAAGGCGCTGGGTGCCGATCACGTCATCAACTATCGCACGGACCGCTTCGAGGGTGTCGTGCGCAAGCTGACGAAGAAGAAGGGCGTCGACGTCGTTTTCGAGCATGTCGGCAAGGATACCTGGGCCGGCTCCATGCTCTGCATGAAGCGTGGCGGCCGTCTCGTCACTTGTGGTTCGACCTCAGGCGTTTCGACCGAAATGAACCTAATGATGCTCTTCCAGCAGCAGCTTAAGCTGCTCGGCTCCTTCGGCTGCCGCATGGAGAACATGGCCAATGCCATGCAGAAGATGGCACGTGGCCTCGTACACCCGGTCATCGATACCGAAGTTGGCTTCAATGACATCGATCGGGCGCTGGAACGGATGGAATCGCGTCAGATCTTCGGCAAGATCATCCTGAAGATGGATTGA
- a CDS encoding beta-ketoacyl-ACP synthase, with amino-acid sequence MTAYKDHLGRPIVAVTGMGIITSLGQGLQDNWNALSSGTSGIHGITRFPTDGLSTRIAGTVDFIDIPVPNAVERSYAFARETTIEALAQAGISGDFDAPLFLAAPPIEPEWSARFELADRSPPADHDGDAYERFLAAMRQRPDPAFHEAALFGAISERLADRFGTRGLPVTLSTACASGVTAIQLGIEAIRQGRTTRALTVATDGSLSAEALIRFSLLSALSTQNDPPTKASKPFSKDRDGFVIAEGAATLVLESLEAAVARGAKILGIMKGAGDKADSFHRTRSSPDGGPAIATIRAALADAGMAETDIGYINAHGTSTPENDKMEYGAMSAVFGERLPSIPVSSNKSMIGHTLTAAGAVEAVFSLQTMLTGTLPPTINYNNPDPSIDLDVVPNKKREKQVNAVLSNSFGFGGQNASLVMALEPA; translated from the coding sequence ATGACCGCTTACAAGGATCATCTCGGACGTCCGATCGTCGCCGTCACCGGCATGGGGATCATCACGTCGCTGGGGCAGGGCCTGCAGGATAACTGGAATGCGCTGTCTTCGGGCACGTCGGGCATTCACGGCATCACGCGCTTCCCGACGGACGGGCTTTCGACACGCATCGCCGGCACGGTGGATTTCATCGATATTCCCGTTCCGAATGCCGTCGAGCGCTCCTACGCTTTTGCCCGCGAAACGACCATCGAAGCTTTGGCTCAGGCCGGCATTTCCGGTGATTTCGACGCGCCGCTCTTCCTGGCCGCGCCACCGATCGAACCAGAATGGAGCGCCCGCTTCGAATTGGCCGACCGCTCTCCTCCGGCAGATCATGATGGCGATGCCTATGAGCGCTTCCTCGCCGCCATGCGCCAGCGCCCGGATCCCGCTTTCCACGAAGCCGCTCTTTTCGGCGCCATTTCCGAGCGTCTTGCCGACCGTTTCGGCACCCGCGGGCTGCCGGTAACGCTGTCGACGGCCTGTGCATCGGGCGTAACCGCGATTCAACTCGGCATCGAGGCAATCCGCCAGGGCCGCACCACGCGGGCGCTGACAGTTGCGACCGACGGCTCGCTGAGCGCCGAAGCACTGATCCGCTTCTCGCTGTTGTCGGCGCTGTCGACGCAGAACGATCCGCCGACCAAGGCGTCCAAGCCGTTCAGCAAGGATCGTGACGGCTTCGTCATCGCCGAAGGCGCTGCGACGCTGGTGCTGGAATCGCTCGAGGCGGCTGTTGCGCGCGGCGCGAAGATCCTCGGCATCATGAAGGGCGCCGGCGACAAGGCCGATTCCTTCCACCGCACCCGTTCTTCGCCCGACGGCGGCCCGGCGATCGCGACGATCCGTGCTGCATTGGCCGATGCCGGCATGGCGGAGACCGATATCGGCTATATCAATGCTCACGGCACCTCGACTCCGGAAAACGACAAGATGGAATATGGCGCCATGTCCGCCGTCTTCGGCGAGCGGCTTCCGAGCATTCCGGTCTCGTCGAACAAGTCGATGATCGGCCATACGCTGACAGCGGCGGGCGCGGTCGAGGCAGTGTTCTCGCTGCAGACCATGCTGACCGGCACGCTGCCGCCGACCATCAACTACAACAACCCCGATCCGTCGATCGACCTCGACGTGGTGCCGAACAAGAAGCGTGAAAAGCAGGTGAATGCCGTTCTTTCGAACTCTTTCGGGTTCGGTGGTCAGAACGCCAGCCTTGTCATGGCGCTTGAACCGGCTTAA
- a CDS encoding beta-ketoacyl-ACP synthase: MSKAQNDVVITGIGIVTCQGVGKDAHVALLKADKAPPTIVETEKFKPYPVHPLPEIDWSQQIPKRGDQRQMENWQRIGVFTAGLALDDAGFKDDLEACGTMDMIVAAGGGERDTNVDTLIVNEGLKRNDRELLLNEKLTTELRPTLFLAQLSNLLAGNISIVHKVTGSSRTFMGEEASGISAVETAFHRIKSGESSHALVGGAFSAERLDMILLIESINAHAIGDWHPIWSRKPQDGGGMIMGSLSAFLVLESRAHAEGRGAHIYATIDAVEGDRGRRDEGKFEARLERMLAPAKQGAGETTIVFSGTSAISDLAQREKAVLEAQLPGSAIRAYSGVSGHGLESQFPLGLAFAALAVANQAKVPPFDAAHEKPMATGARKAVVTTVGHARGEGIAVLSAEA; the protein is encoded by the coding sequence ATGAGCAAGGCTCAGAATGATGTGGTCATCACGGGTATTGGCATTGTTACCTGCCAAGGCGTTGGCAAGGACGCGCATGTCGCCCTGCTGAAGGCGGACAAGGCGCCGCCGACCATCGTCGAAACCGAGAAATTCAAGCCCTATCCCGTGCATCCGCTGCCTGAGATCGACTGGTCGCAGCAGATTCCGAAGCGCGGCGATCAGCGCCAGATGGAAAACTGGCAGCGCATCGGCGTCTTCACCGCCGGTCTCGCTCTCGACGATGCCGGCTTCAAGGATGATCTGGAAGCCTGCGGCACCATGGATATGATCGTTGCAGCTGGCGGCGGCGAGCGCGACACCAATGTCGACACGCTGATCGTCAACGAAGGCCTCAAGCGCAACGACCGTGAGCTGCTCTTGAACGAGAAGCTCACCACCGAATTGCGGCCGACCCTGTTCCTGGCGCAGCTCTCGAACCTGCTTGCCGGCAACATTTCGATCGTCCACAAGGTCACGGGTTCGTCGCGCACCTTCATGGGCGAAGAAGCCTCCGGCATTTCCGCCGTCGAAACAGCGTTCCATCGCATCAAGTCGGGCGAGTCGAGCCATGCCCTGGTAGGCGGCGCATTTTCCGCCGAGCGGCTCGACATGATCCTGCTGATCGAATCGATCAACGCGCATGCAATCGGCGACTGGCATCCAATCTGGTCGCGCAAGCCGCAAGACGGCGGCGGCATGATCATGGGATCGCTGAGCGCCTTCCTCGTTCTTGAATCGCGTGCGCATGCCGAAGGTCGCGGCGCGCATATCTATGCGACCATCGATGCGGTCGAGGGCGATCGCGGCCGGCGCGACGAGGGCAAGTTCGAAGCGCGGCTGGAGCGCATGCTCGCGCCTGCCAAGCAAGGGGCAGGCGAGACGACCATTGTTTTCTCCGGCACGTCGGCGATCTCCGATCTTGCTCAACGCGAAAAGGCGGTACTCGAAGCGCAGCTTCCGGGCTCGGCCATTCGTGCCTATTCCGGCGTTTCCGGCCATGGACTAGAAAGCCAATTCCCGCTTGGGCTTGCCTTTGCGGCACTCGCTGTGGCCAATCAGGCCAAGGTGCCGCCTTTCGATGCCGCACATGAAAAGCCGATGGCGACGGGTGCCCGCAAGGCCGTAGTCACGACTGTCGGCCATGCGCGCGGCGAAGGCATCGCCGTACTATCAGCTGAAGCGTGA
- a CDS encoding 3-hydroxyacyl-ACP dehydratase FabZ family protein: MLLEYFQMIDRIESVDLSKGHLKARSVVPAKSPVFEGHFPGMPLVPGVLLIETMAQASGMLVLAATKFTYMPFLMSVDGAKMRTFVEPEAELDIEADLEHEGSGFAVTKARIAIAGKKVCDAQLKLRTMPFNEVPLGDIVRKRAGEVGLLDAIAANG, from the coding sequence ATGCTGCTGGAATATTTCCAGATGATCGACAGGATCGAGTCCGTCGATCTGTCCAAAGGTCATTTGAAGGCTCGTTCCGTCGTTCCGGCGAAAAGCCCGGTCTTCGAAGGCCATTTCCCAGGCATGCCGCTCGTTCCTGGCGTTCTCCTTATCGAAACGATGGCGCAGGCCTCGGGTATGCTGGTGCTTGCGGCGACGAAATTTACCTATATGCCGTTTCTGATGTCGGTCGATGGCGCCAAGATGCGCACCTTCGTGGAGCCGGAAGCCGAACTCGATATCGAGGCCGATCTGGAACATGAGGGCTCGGGCTTCGCCGTCACCAAGGCGCGCATCGCCATTGCCGGAAAGAAGGTTTGCGATGCGCAGTTGAAGCTGCGCACCATGCCGTTTAATGAGGTGCCGCTCGGCGATATCGTGCGTAAGCGGGCAGGCGAGGTCGGGCTTCTCGACGCGATCGCCGCCAACGGTTGA
- a CDS encoding acyl carrier protein → MTATFDKVADIIAETSEIDRDTITPDSHTIDDLGIDSLDFLDIVFAIDKEFGIKIPLEQWTQEVNEGKVSTEEYFVLKNLCAKIDELRAAKG, encoded by the coding sequence GTGACTGCTACATTTGACAAAGTTGCCGACATCATCGCTGAAACCAGCGAAATCGACCGTGACACGATCACCCCGGATAGCCACACGATCGACGACCTCGGCATCGACAGCCTGGACTTCCTGGATATCGTTTTCGCGATCGACAAGGAATTCGGCATCAAGATCCCGCTCGAGCAGTGGACGCAGGAAGTCAACGAAGGCAAGGTCTCGACCGAAGAGTACTTCGTGCTGAAGAATCTCTGTGCCAAGATCGATGAGTTGCGCGCCGCCAAGGGCTGA